In the Exiguobacterium aurantiacum genome, one interval contains:
- a CDS encoding DUF6262 family protein, translating into MVKQVRNTEEIVRLAKQKSRRTRENVDKVISKLSLEGKTINFNTVAKEANVSKSWLYKEHDIRQRIESLRKQQKTENVISKPKKSSRSEEVLIKTLKTRVKELEEENIRLRNQIQKLYGDLYIRE; encoded by the coding sequence ATGGTTAAACAGGTACGAAATACAGAGGAAATTGTGCGTTTGGCAAAGCAAAAGTCCAGGCGGACTAGAGAAAATGTAGACAAGGTTATCTCTAAACTATCGCTTGAAGGTAAGACTATTAATTTTAACACAGTTGCAAAGGAAGCTAATGTTTCTAAATCATGGCTTTATAAGGAACATGATATTAGGCAAAGGATTGAATCTCTCCGAAAACAGCAAAAAACAGAAAATGTAATATCAAAACCCAAGAAAAGCTCCCGTTCTGAAGAAGTCCTTATTAAAACCTTAAAAACAAGAGTAAAGGAATTAGAAGAGGAAAATATAAGATTAAGGAACCAGATCCAAAAATTATACGGAGATTTGTACATTAGAGAATAG